Proteins encoded in a region of the Chelonoidis abingdonii isolate Lonesome George chromosome 2, CheloAbing_2.0, whole genome shotgun sequence genome:
- the CYC1 gene encoding cytochrome c1, heme protein, mitochondrial, giving the protein MSSLSGMSRGRKVALSALGVLAAGGAGLALALHTAVSASDLQLHPPSYAWSHNGLLASLDHSSIRRGYQVYKQVCAACHSMDYLAFRNLISVSHTEAEAKALAEEAEVVDGPDENGEMFTRPGKLSDYFPKPYPNPEAARAANNGALPPDLSYIISARHGGEDYVFSLLTGYCDPPPGVVIREELHYNPYFPGQAITMAPPIYNEILEFEDGTPATMSQIAKDVCTFLRWAAEPEHDHRKRMGMKMLMMIGLLTPLIYYLKRHKWSVLKSRKIAYRPPK; this is encoded by the exons ATGTCGTCGCTGTCGGGCATGTCCCGTGGCAGGAAGGTGGCGCTGTCTGCATTGGGCGTGCTGGCTGCTGGTGGCGCTGGGCTGGCCCTGGCTCTCCACACGGCTGTGAGTGCCAGCGACCTGCAGCTGCACCCTCCCAGCTACGCCTGGAGCCACAACGGCCTGCTGGCCTCCCTGGATCACAGCAG CATCCGGCGCGGCTACCAGGTGTACAAGCAGGTGTGTGCCGCCTGCCACAGCATGGACTACCTGGCCTTCCGCAATCTCATCAGCGTCTCCCACACCGAGGCTGAAGCCAAGGCCCTGGCCGAGGAG GCGGAGGTGGTCGATGGCCCGGACGAGAATGGCGAGATGTTCACGCGCCCAGGCAAGCTCTCCGATTACTTCCCCAAGCCCTACCCCAACCCTGAGGCGGCACGAGCAGCCAACAACGGGGCGCTGCCCCCAGACCTGAGCTACATCATCAGCGCCAG GCACGGGGGTGAGGACTACGTGTTCTCCCTCCTCACCGGCTACTGCGACCCGCCCCCTGGGGTGGTCATCAGGGAAGAGCTGCACTACAACCCCTACTTCCCGGGGCAGGCCATCACCATGGCACCCCCCATCTACAACGAGATCCTGGAGTTCGAGGACG GGACCCCAGCCACCATGTCCCAGATAGCGAAAGACGTGTGCACGTTCCTGAGGTGGGCAGCGGAGCCAGAGCACGATCACCGCAAGCGCATGGGAATGAAG ATGCTGATGATGATTGGCCTCCTGACACCCCTCATCTACTACCTGAAGCGCCACAAGTGGTCTGTACTAAAGAGCAGGAAAATCGCGTACCGGCCCCCCAAGTAA